A window of the Diabrotica undecimpunctata isolate CICGRU chromosome 1, icDiaUnde3, whole genome shotgun sequence genome harbors these coding sequences:
- the LOC140441805 gene encoding sorcin-like isoform X1, producing MSEQSSFKENYSSNSCCSLNVEDRIHKITQSYSTTRKSSEDYFDSHDLELHHLLEQRERLKRKLLEKPEYVDYRELMNQRETERQRLLKNSNKAQDKWMLSGLPECLRDKKIYQWYKPPPLTIARAETIHPAVEKWFRAMDMKNEGRISSKELQQAFEIFQGKKFSDSACKFVVRLFDLDKNGGLDIKEFETLYYHIKLWVNAFNTYDRGNSGFLGEAELDYALKHMDIHFSPDFIRFLITRNNPEAKTMSLDQYIVTCIQIQKFTDEFKRRDPNYTGNINIKYEDFLELILRCL from the exons atGAGTGAACAATCTTCCTTCAAAGAGAACTACTCAT CAAATAGCTGCTGCAGTTTGAACGTAGAAGACAGAATACATAAGATCACACAATCATATT cgACTACCCGTAAGAGCAGTGAAGATTACTTTGATAGCCACGACCTAGAGCTCCATCACTTATTGGAACAAAGGGAACGTTTGAAACGAAAGCTATTGGAGAAACCTGAATATGTCGATTATCGTGAGTTGATGAATCAGCGGGAAACGGAGAGACAAAGATTGCTTAAAAACTCGAACAAAGCTCAAGATAAATGGATGTTATCAGGTTTACCAGAAT gtttaagGGACAAAAAAATTTACCAGTGGTACAAACCTCCACCACTCACAATTGCTAGAGCGGAAACCATCCACCCAGCAGTAGAAAAATGGTTCCGAGCAATGGACATGAAGAACGAGGGCCGAATATCTTCCAAAGAACTTCAGCAAGCGTTTGAGATATTCCAGGGTAAAAAATTCTCCGATTCAGCTTGTAAATTTGTCGTAAGGCTTTTCGATCTGGATAAAAACGGTGGACTTGACATTAAGGAGTTTGAAACCCTTTACTACCATATTAAACTGTGGGTAAATGCTTTTAACACATATGATAGAGGTAATTCTGGGTTTCTTGGTGAAGCAGAATTGGATTACGCTTTGAAGCATATGGACATACATTTTTCTCCGGACTTTATCAGATTTCTAATTACCAGAAATAACCCTGAAGCAAAAACGATGTCATTGGATCAGTATATTGTAACCTGTATACAAATTCAAAAGTTTACGGATGAATTTAAGCGTCGAGATCCTAATTATACtggaaatataaatattaaatatgaagACTTTTTGGAATTGATTCTAAGATGTTTGTAA
- the LOC140441805 gene encoding sorcin-like isoform X2: MSEQSSFKENYSSTTRKSSEDYFDSHDLELHHLLEQRERLKRKLLEKPEYVDYRELMNQRETERQRLLKNSNKAQDKWMLSGLPECLRDKKIYQWYKPPPLTIARAETIHPAVEKWFRAMDMKNEGRISSKELQQAFEIFQGKKFSDSACKFVVRLFDLDKNGGLDIKEFETLYYHIKLWVNAFNTYDRGNSGFLGEAELDYALKHMDIHFSPDFIRFLITRNNPEAKTMSLDQYIVTCIQIQKFTDEFKRRDPNYTGNINIKYEDFLELILRCL; the protein is encoded by the exons atGAGTGAACAATCTTCCTTCAAAGAGAACTACTCAT cgACTACCCGTAAGAGCAGTGAAGATTACTTTGATAGCCACGACCTAGAGCTCCATCACTTATTGGAACAAAGGGAACGTTTGAAACGAAAGCTATTGGAGAAACCTGAATATGTCGATTATCGTGAGTTGATGAATCAGCGGGAAACGGAGAGACAAAGATTGCTTAAAAACTCGAACAAAGCTCAAGATAAATGGATGTTATCAGGTTTACCAGAAT gtttaagGGACAAAAAAATTTACCAGTGGTACAAACCTCCACCACTCACAATTGCTAGAGCGGAAACCATCCACCCAGCAGTAGAAAAATGGTTCCGAGCAATGGACATGAAGAACGAGGGCCGAATATCTTCCAAAGAACTTCAGCAAGCGTTTGAGATATTCCAGGGTAAAAAATTCTCCGATTCAGCTTGTAAATTTGTCGTAAGGCTTTTCGATCTGGATAAAAACGGTGGACTTGACATTAAGGAGTTTGAAACCCTTTACTACCATATTAAACTGTGGGTAAATGCTTTTAACACATATGATAGAGGTAATTCTGGGTTTCTTGGTGAAGCAGAATTGGATTACGCTTTGAAGCATATGGACATACATTTTTCTCCGGACTTTATCAGATTTCTAATTACCAGAAATAACCCTGAAGCAAAAACGATGTCATTGGATCAGTATATTGTAACCTGTATACAAATTCAAAAGTTTACGGATGAATTTAAGCGTCGAGATCCTAATTATACtggaaatataaatattaaatatgaagACTTTTTGGAATTGATTCTAAGATGTTTGTAA